From the genome of Saccharomyces kudriavzevii IFO 1802 strain IFO1802 genome assembly, chromosome: 16:
ACGTGTTCCATACGTGGGAACAATATCAAAGGATAGTGTATGAGAATAGTCAACTTTGAAAGGTACCTTAAAATCTACCGCATCTACAGTGTCCTCTAATGGTAAATCTAAAAGCACAGATGGCTTATCAATCGAATCGGTGCATGAGATTACTAGTGATAACGCACAATCAGTTTCCAAACCAATGATCTTTGCTAGTACTTCTTGGTTTAAAGAAATCGAGGGACCTTCATTTCTTGTGTCGTTACTCCCCAACGTTACCAATATCAGTGATTCACTATTATTTAAAAACCTATGCCCATATGACTTTATTGGCCCAGCTAGTTTTCCCAAAGATCCTTTATTCACTCCATTTCCGTCTCCACTTCGGCCATTCAATCGTTCGGTATTGGTTTGATTTAAtgtttctttatcttcattgCTACTGTTTAACTGTGAATGAGGATGTGTTACTAATACGTCTTTGATTTGGACCATATCAGCAACATCTAAATGACCACGTAATACAGCGTGTTCCATCGGCGTCCATCCaccttcatcttcaatatcaaaatCCGCATGGTTATCTATTAAGAGACTAACAATGTTCTTAAACCCTTCAGCGGCTGCAACAAACACAGGCGTCCAgccaaatattttttcccttATTTCAGGATCTGCTCCGTTGTATAGTAAACAAACAGCAGcctcaaaaaaattcaatctGCAAGCAAGATATATTGGCGTTTCATGTAGTTCGTTGTCTTGATAGCTTATATCAAATCTTTTGGAAGATAAGAGGACATGTAAAAGGGGATAATTATTCCATTCAGTAGCTAAATGTAACAAACTTGAACTTCTCAACTTCACATTTGGATTCAAGGATTGCAATAAAACTTCTGCAGTTCTAGGATGGGCACCTAACACACTCAAATGCAAAGGTGTCAAAGATTCCGAATCTCCAAACACGGAGGCATCATCAATAGGAAATTCATCCCAGATATTCCATTCCTTCATTAGCTTGATAATCAATGCCGTAATCTCGGATAAGCCATATTGACAAGAGTAATGCAAAGGGGTTCTTTTATAGTTATCGTGTTGAAAGAGGCATGGTATTAAATGAACTGGTAATTCCTTCAGGATATAGGAAAGTGAATCGGCGAAACTTTTCTCCTTCTCCACAGCAGCATCGGAATCTGTTAAAACAGATAAGGTCATATGCAAAGTCTTCAATTCGGTTATAATCTCTCCATCGTTATTGGTGTATTTGGAAGGCTGTgttttcctctttctcCCTAAAACATCTTGCCTCCCAATCAACTTGCCAATTGCAATTACGTGatgatggaaaaaatttctcttaTTAATATCATCTGAATCATTTAGGGACGGAATGACCTTTAAAATCGCATCGACACATGCCAAAGATTTAGATATTGCAGCCTTATTCAAAACATTAATCATAATTCTTGTTGGAACCAAAGGTAATTCCAAGTATAAGTTCGTTAGCTCCCTAATTAATCCTTTGCTATCATCTTCCTCTATAAAAACGgaaataattttgaaaaattccataTTTTCACCTGCATTACTGTTGGGTGAGGAATCCTTTATCACCGTTTCGTaatgatttatttttagcGTCACTTGTTCCCAAATTGTTTTGAGCGAACTCAAATCCTTGGTTATGAAAGAATCATCAGCGAATGGTAGCGGTAAGATTCTAGTTTCCATGGTTGATACTTGGCGATTGGTACCAACTTTTTTATCCAACTTTTTTAAGATCTTACTAAAGGCTCTTTTATTTAATTCTGCGTACCATTTTAAATTTCTAAATTGATTTCTCAATTCAGCTAATATAGATTGAATTTCGACTAGGTCATCTT
Proteins encoded in this window:
- the GDE1 gene encoding glycerophosphocholine phosphodiesterase (similar to Saccharomyces cerevisiae GDE1 (YPL110C); ancestral locus Anc_8.599), whose translation is MKFGKTFANHRTPEWSTQYVGYKSLKKMIKEITRLQESMYRTYNKNNYDGTGPPTKMRDSSNSAQNYLDSPKIKKLLGSFFFAIDRDIEKVDSFYNSQYVEYKKRFERLLSSNQFNEIKLTLGVNANAEDAVVQTLLAKDSREMNRLLRGASQSNRIPYHKDDLVEIQSILAELRNQFRNLKWYAELNKRAFSKILKKLDKKVGTNRQVSTMETRILPLPFADDSFITKDLSSLKTIWEQVTLKINHYETVIKDSSPNSNAGENMEFFKIISVFIEEDDSKGLIRELTNLYLELPLVPTRIMINVLNKAAISKSLACVDAILKVIPSLNDSDDINKRNFFHHHVIAIGKLIGRQDVLGRKRKTQPSKYTNNDGEIITELKTLHMTLSVLTDSDAAVEKEKSFADSLSYILKELPVHLIPCLFQHDNYKRTPLHYSCQYGLSEITALIIKLMKEWNIWDEFPIDDASVFGDSESLTPLHLSVLGAHPRTAEVLLQSLNPNVKLRSSSLLHLATEWNNYPLLHVLLSSKRFDISYQDNELHETPIYLACRLNFFEAAVCLLYNGADPEIREKIFGWTPVFVAAAEGFKNIVSLLIDNHADFDIEDEGGWTPMEHAVLRGHLDVADMVQIKDVLVTHPHSQLNSSNEDKETLNQTNTERLNGRSGDGNGVNKGSLGKLAGPIKSYGHRFLNNSESLILVTLGSNDTRNEGPSISLNQEVLAKIIGLETDCALSLVISCTDSIDKPSVLLDLPLEDTVDAVDFKVPFKVDYSHTLSFDIVPTYGTRSLEPHNKVDGQNNNNNDHVMGRGVSLLNKSYNSVGVNRSVVNGNVTTPIIANHTLEVLGMIRFEYIIITPFEHPKLPLERTETYWKSLVSTRVIGHRGLGKNNPNKSLQIGENTVESFIMAASLGASYVEFDVQLTKDSVPVVYHDFLVAETGVDIPMHELTLEQFLDLNNADKEHIQGGSGHSARHVNGVEMALQKNRRRSVDDSDVSTLRRAWDLHDVDPEERAKNSHWSNNRMRLTKTFKKNNFKGNARGHSIASSFVTLKELFKKIPANVGFNIECKFPMLDEAEEEELGQVMMEMNHWVDTVLKIVFDNANGRDIIFSSFHPDVCIMLSLKQPVIPILFLTEGGSQQMADLRASSLQNGIRFAKKWNLLGIVSAAAPILKAPRLAQVVKSNGLVCVTYGVDNNDPENASIQIEAGVDAVIVDSVLAIRRGLTKKNEK